The DNA segment GAATAACGAATGCACCGTCTGGCGCTGAAACGCAGTTCGGCCAGGAGACATAAAATACACCGCCCTGTTTAACTACATAGCGAACATCCCAGTTTACAACGGTTGATCCGCCAGTAAATGCCATACTCAGCGTACTGTTCGTGCTGAACCGCGCAGCACTGGAGTTCGCGCCGCTCAGGAAATCCTGTTTCGCCCAAAGAATGATACCAGTCACCATATTCGTATTTTCATTACCTTCTCCAAAACGCGGGTCGACCATCAAATTAAAATATCCGGGGGTATCAGCACTGGCTTTATAAAACCGGAGAGATGGAATATACGTATTGGTCGCGCCAAAAGTCCACGTGCTAGTAACTCCGCCGTAAATCGTCGAATTGGTTCCGCGCTGCAAAGTATCCGTGAGCAGCGCATGCTCTTCTGAAAACACCCACATACAGCTGTAGCCGCTGTTTGTATTCGCCGCGCCGGAAGCATTCACGGTTGTTGTAATATCCTGCCAGCTGAACTGTACAATTGCCTCTTCAGAAAAACCGGCGGCAGCGCACAACAGACAAATTGTGATCAAAACCATGTGTTTCATACTAATCCACTGAGTTGGAAACTGAACTGCGAACCGAGTCCGACTGCAAAATAATCACGGTACGGCGAATAATCGCGAACCTGCACCGTTTTCCCATCTGCGAGAAACCGGAGAATGCGCAGTGAACCGTCGTCATAAATTGTGCCATTTCCGGCAGCGAATCCGGTGCGCGGCATCGGGCGCGTTCCGCGCTGATAATTCACCAGCATCTGGTGCACCATATTTCCGGCGTCACCGGCGCTTTGTAAAAATCCAAGACCACTGCCCATCACGTGTCCGTTAATCGCCATTTGCACCTGCGGATGTTTTTTCAGCAGCTTCTGCCAGAGTTCCTCACCGTCGTTGGCATCCGCTTTAACAGCAGAATAGCTGTGCGGATTCCATTGCTGCGCTTCGCCTTTACTGGTCCAGTCGTAGCGCGTACTGTCATAATAAAGATAGGCGTGCGTGAACATGATGGTGTTGCAGTCGGAATGTTCTGAAAGAACAGTATCCGCCCACTCCACCGTTTCATTGCGCGGTCCCCACTCTAATGCCAGCAGCAGCCATTTTTTTCCGGCAGCTTCAAAAATGTGATATGTATTTTCCATTTCACCGGAAACCATTGCACCGCCGAACGTCGGCCATGCAGAATATTTCGCATACGGAAAATAGGTGTTCATCAACGTTGACCGTCCGCCGCCGGAATAATCATGATTCCCTGACACGATCGCATAAGGAATATGTCCGTCCAGAATCGAAAATCCGGCTTGCGCATTCTGCCATTCGTCCTCATGATTATGGTTAGTAATATCACCGAGCTGAATGACATATTTAATATTCAGCGCATCTTTATTTGCCACAATCCAGCGCGCCTGACTGTTAAATACCTCTGTATAACCGGAACTTACCGGATCGTAAACATCTGTATAATACTGAATGTCCGGCAGCACGATCAGTGTCCAGTCATTCCGCGCCGCTTCCAGCGCAAAAGAAAATGCGTCCAATTTTCCGGCGCACATCAGTGCCGATGCCGCAACAGTGTTTCCTAAAAAGTTGCGACGGCTTATATGATGTATGCTCATTTGTCGTTCTTGATTTGTCATACTGATTGCATATATGATTCCACCTTGAAAAATTAACAAATATAAATCAAGTCATCATCAGGTTTACGTAAAAATAGCAACAAAATTGCGCTCAAGCATCAAAGCTGAACGTTCGTCCAAGCAACAGAATCCAATCATTTACATTGTTGCTGGCATTTAGCACCTGTATAATGCGACGCCGAAACCCGGTATATCCGTGACCTATATAATTATTATTCAGCCTCTCAGCGCAGTTCCTCTAAACATTACATTATGGCAGATAAAGCAGATCGTCCACATTCACCGGCGCCCCGGTTTCAAACGAACGATTCGCCGCAATCCCGGTTAAAATTGACCGCGCACCGTCCAGATGCCCGGCGGCGCGCCCGAGCGGATCAGGCTCTGTACCGGACGCAAAAATATCGCGCTGCAGAAGAATATCGCCGCCGCCATGTCCGCCAACTGCCTCCGGCGGTTCCACCGTATAAGGCTTCTCCCAGTGCGGGAATACTGTAATTTTCTGTGTATTACTGCGCGACTCACCGATCTGTCCGCTGGCGGCGCTGATATAGGATTTTTCAAATTCATCCAACTCAATCCGTCCTTTTGTTCCATTCAATGCAATCCGGTATCCTTCCCACGGAGAGTATGCTGTGAGCGAATATGACATCTGCACACCGTTACGATAACGCACGAGAACGTTCATTGTATCTTCAATACTGATTCCGTCGCCGAATACATTTTGGTCGCGCAGATAATGATCGCATCTTTCCGCGTTATAATACAGCCCTTCCAGCCGTTCGCCGTCTTTCAGGCTCAACGCAAACGGATCACCTGCCGCTTCCGGTGATGTACCGCGCAGATAATTATGCGTTTCACCGCGCGCTTCGGCATTTGCTTTCCCATAAAAAAACAGATGACCGAAACCGAAAACGGTTTCCGGTGAACTGTTAATCCACCAGCTTACCAAATCGAAATGGTGCGTTGCCTTATGCACCATTAAACCGCCGGAATTACGTTTATCCCGATGCCACCGCCGGAAATAATCGGCGCCGTGGACTGTATCGAGCAGCCATTCGAAATGAATCGATTTTACATCGCCGATTACACCTGACATCAGCAGTTCTTTCACTTTGCTGCGTACCGGAGAATAACGGTAGTTGAATGTGACGCGCAGTGCTTTCCCGCTGCGTTCCACCGCATCCAGAATCGCTTTGCATTTTTGAATGTCAGTCGTCATCGGTTTTTCTGTTACCGCATCGCACCCGGCGTCAAGCGCACGGATAATATATTCGTGATGCATACGATCGATGCAGGTCACTATCACGCAATCAGGTTTCTGATCCGCCAGCATCCGGTCAAATTCCGATGCGTGATAAACCGGCACCGGCGGCGCATTAAATTTTTCTTTAAATAAATTGTTGTAAAAACCCATGCGGACTTCGTTTGTATCGCAAAGACCGCACAGCTTGGATGTGTCTTTGTATGTTGTTAACAACGGGATACTGAACATTTCGGAACGGCCGCCGGTACCGACAATAACGTACCGGCGACGGGACAAAGGTGCGGTGTTTGTTTTAATTTTCATACGCATACTGTATTCGCGGCTAAGTAATCTTGTAAATATCTGCATCGCTCAATTACTTGACATTTTCGCTCATAAAAATCTATCGTGCCGTTATGCTTACATACCTTGGTTATGGATTGCGACAGTACGGCCAAAAACCTTTTGCTCCCGTTATCCGGAATTACTGGGAATTTCAGGCTGTTATTAACGGTGAAATCGGAATACTTTTCCCGGAAGGTCCGGATTTTCTGCACTCCCGGACGCTATGGATATTTCCTCCCAAATATCAACACGGATGGACCGGAAATTCATCTAAACCGGCGGAAGTCGCCGTTTTTCAATTCCGTTCAATTCCGCCGGCAATTGAGCATTACTGTGAAACATCCGCTTCGGGATATTTAATCATCAGCCTGACTGCAGCGCAATGCAGCCAATTGCGACAGTTAACAGAAGATGCAAAGTCGTATCAGACTGATTTCGGACAGGGCGCATTTATCTGCCATCAGCATATTCTTTTTGAGCTCTGCTTTCTAGCTTATACGGCGTGCGTTAAACAGCATGGCGAACATATCCGATCGCATTCTCAGCAATGTGTGCAAAAGGCGCTCCAATGGTATAACGATCACATGGAAGACAACCCAGGGCAGCTGGATATTGCAAAAGCCGCCGGAGTTTCTGTCGCCCATCTCCGCCGGCTCTTTCATGAAGTTTTTGAACGTTCACCGCGCGATGTTATTGCGCAGATAAAATTTGACCGCGCAATTCAGTTAATGAGTACCCCGGGCATTAAACTGATAGAAGTTGCTGAACGCTGCGGGTTCCAAAGCGCCAGCGCATTCTCCCGCGCCTTCAAAACATTTTTCGGGTACGCTCCGGTTTACTGGCGAAAATAATGTTTATAAGCAGCTACATATATAATGGACAGGGTTCCAGCGATGACCCAATCCGGCGTGTTGTTTTTCCTGCGACCCAGAAACCTGAACAAACCTGTTGCCCCGGCATTTTTGGAATGCCTTTTTCACCGCGCCGCACCAGATTCACCAGCATATCTGTAGCCGCCGCACCAATCGCCGCCGCATTCTGATGAATGCCGGAAATAATCCCGTGATCTTCCGACGGATGATCCAGCACCGCCACGCCGATATCATCAGGAACTTTAATTCCGGCGGCCGGCAGTTTCAGATAAAGCGATGTTTCCAGCGTAATTACTGCTTCAAGCTTATTCTTCTGAATCCACTGAACCGCGTGCAAAAGATTGAGCTGATCATAAAACAAAACCGGCAGATGAAGCTTCCGTGCATTTCCCCAAAACAAATACGCTGACGTCCAACGGTGCCGTGTCCGGACATCTAATGTTCGTCCCAGTAGAAAACCAATTCGCCGGTAACCGAGATTTTCCAGCTCATGCAGTGCCGAAAACATGCCGTCCAGATGATCATGCCGGACGCAGTCAAAACGCGGTGCGTCCATCGTTTCGGAAAGCTCAACGACGCTGAAATGGTCCCAGTTAAACGC comes from the Kiritimatiellales bacterium genome and includes:
- a CDS encoding metallophosphoesterase; amino-acid sequence: MSIHHISRRNFLGNTVAASALMCAGKLDAFSFALEAARNDWTLIVLPDIQYYTDVYDPVSSGYTEVFNSQARWIVANKDALNIKYVIQLGDITNHNHEDEWQNAQAGFSILDGHIPYAIVSGNHDYSGGGRSTLMNTYFPYAKYSAWPTFGGAMVSGEMENTYHIFEAAGKKWLLLALEWGPRNETVEWADTVLSEHSDCNTIMFTHAYLYYDSTRYDWTSKGEAQQWNPHSYSAVKADANDGEELWQKLLKKHPQVQMAINGHVMGSGLGFLQSAGDAGNMVHQMLVNYQRGTRPMPRTGFAAGNGTIYDDGSLRILRFLADGKTVQVRDYSPYRDYFAVGLGSQFSFQLSGLV
- a CDS encoding Gfo/Idh/MocA family oxidoreductase, with the translated sequence MKIKTNTAPLSRRRYVIVGTGGRSEMFSIPLLTTYKDTSKLCGLCDTNEVRMGFYNNLFKEKFNAPPVPVYHASEFDRMLADQKPDCVIVTCIDRMHHEYIIRALDAGCDAVTEKPMTTDIQKCKAILDAVERSGKALRVTFNYRYSPVRSKVKELLMSGVIGDVKSIHFEWLLDTVHGADYFRRWHRDKRNSGGLMVHKATHHFDLVSWWINSSPETVFGFGHLFFYGKANAEARGETHNYLRGTSPEAAGDPFALSLKDGERLEGLYYNAERCDHYLRDQNVFGDGISIEDTMNVLVRYRNGVQMSYSLTAYSPWEGYRIALNGTKGRIELDEFEKSYISAASGQIGESRSNTQKITVFPHWEKPYTVEPPEAVGGHGGGDILLQRDIFASGTEPDPLGRAAGHLDGARSILTGIAANRSFETGAPVNVDDLLYLP
- a CDS encoding AraC family transcriptional regulator — protein: MLTYLGYGLRQYGQKPFAPVIRNYWEFQAVINGEIGILFPEGPDFLHSRTLWIFPPKYQHGWTGNSSKPAEVAVFQFRSIPPAIEHYCETSASGYLIISLTAAQCSQLRQLTEDAKSYQTDFGQGAFICHQHILFELCFLAYTACVKQHGEHIRSHSQQCVQKALQWYNDHMEDNPGQLDIAKAAGVSVAHLRRLFHEVFERSPRDVIAQIKFDRAIQLMSTPGIKLIEVAERCGFQSASAFSRAFKTFFGYAPVYWRK
- a CDS encoding LacI family DNA-binding transcriptional regulator; this translates as MKKNAVCLRDIAEKAGVSRMTVSLALRDDSRIAKDTRARIQKIAKELKYRPNPKVAKAMATLARVPYIQAGERLAFLTSDTTENGWKKWSHHRENFEGAKARALEYGYELEPFWLRQPGMTSEKMSKMLWTRGIDGVMIAPLSEDVLQTGKKLFAFNWDHFSVVELSETMDAPRFDCVRHDHLDGMFSALHELENLGYRRIGFLLGRTLDVRTRHRWTSAYLFWGNARKLHLPVLFYDQLNLLHAVQWIQKNKLEAVITLETSLYLKLPAAGIKVPDDIGVAVLDHPSEDHGIISGIHQNAAAIGAAATDMLVNLVRRGEKGIPKMPGQQVCSGFWVAGKTTRRIGSSLEPCPLYM